The genomic region AGTTGGCTGTCTGCATGAATGGAATCTTGAACTTCAAGCCCGGTTGTGTGATTGCTTCTCCAACAGGATCACCAAACTGAGTGATGATAACCTGCTCGGTTTCGTGTACGATGTAGAACCCATCGATTGCTGTTAAAAACAGCACTAAACCAATTACGACGGCAATTATTCCTTTTGCTTGACTCATCTTAGTTACCTCCGTCGTTTTGATTAGTTGAACTGCGGGCTCCATCTAACTGAAGCTGAAGCAGTGGCAACACATTGTTTCCGTTTTGATCTGTAATAATCTTCTTACCCATTTTTGGTATGATATCTTCCATGGTCTCCAAAAAGATCCTTCGTTTTGTAACCTCCGGAGCTTTTATGTACTCGGAGTATAAATCGTTAAAGCGAGATACTTCACCCTCGGCTGTGTTCACACGCTCCGAAGCATAACCTTCAGCCCGCTGAATGGTTTCCTGGGCTTCCCCTCGTGCTCTTGGAATCACACGATTGTAATCGGCACGGGCTTGGTTAATCAACGTTTCTCTTTGCTGTTGTGCCTCATTAACTGCATTAAAAGAGGGCTTGACCGGATTCGGTGGATTGATATCCTGGAGAACCACCTGCTCGATGGTAATCCCCATTTCATATTCAGTAACCAGAGATTGAATGAGCTGTTGTACCTGTATAGATACTTCGGCACGGCCAACCGTGAGTACTTCGTTTACGGTACGATCACCTACAATTTGGCGCATCGCAGCCTCTGAAATATCTGATAAAGTAGATTCGGCGTTACGTACTTTAAACAGGTAGCTGTATGGATCATTGATTCGATATTGAACCACCCATTCCACATCAGCAAGATTCAAATCACCGGTTAACATTAGCGATTCGTCCTCATACCCTGCTTTCTGATATCGTGTTTGAACGCCGGCCTGAACCGTACGATATCCAAATTCTTGTTTTAGTTGTCGTTCTACGGGAACCAATTCCACCTGATCGATGAGTGGCAGTTTATAATTCAATCCCGGTTCAACGGTTTCTACAAATTTACCCAACCGCACTACAACTCCTACTTCTTCGGGATCAACCGTGAAGAAGGTAGAAAAGCCGAGCAGAGCAACAATCAATCCGCCAATAATAAGCCGGATGTTTTTTGAAATCTTCTCGAACTGCGGCGGTACATTAAAATCAAAATTTTGATCTTGAGCCATGTTCTGTTCTTTGTGATTAATATTATCAAAGCAACTCGCTGGCAGCCTGTTTTAATCGGTGCGAATTGCCTTATTCTTTTTTAAATCTTCAGGCATATGATAGTAGTATCATCCGCCAATTGATAGTTACTGAATTTCTGAACAGTCCGTTTTATTTCCTGTGCAATTTCATTAGCCGACAGGTTTTCTGTATCAATTGATTCTATCAGCCTCGGCACTTCATCAAAACCAAAACGTTCGCCTTTTTCATTCACTGCTTCCGGTAGTCCATCAGAATACAGGAGGAAGAAATCTCCTTTTTTCATGGTGATGGTTTCGGCATTGTATTTAACTCCCGCTCTCAGCCCCAATGGGAAAGCTGGAGCCGGCGTATGGATATATTCTGCAAGCCCGTTTCTCTTTAGAATGGGGCGGCAGTGTCCCGCATTGGCAATGCTCATTTTCATGGAATCAAAATCGTACCGAGCCAGTGCACAGGTGATGAATGTTCGTTTGTCTGTTCTCGAAAATATTGGTTCGGTAATCTGTGACAATACCTCGTCCGGCATATCTTCCTTCATTCTGGATAGCAGCAATCCACTGGTAAATACAGCCGGCATTGCCGCCCGCATTGCCTTACCGGAAACATCCACCACAACCATTGTCAATGCTGTCGCCTCTCCTTGTCCATTTTCTGAGAGCACGTAATCAAAGTAATCGCCGCCTACCTCAAACGAAGGTAGAAAAAATCCGTACACGTCAATTCCATCCGCTTTGGGGGGCTGAAGGGGCATCAGCTTATACTGACTTTCGCGAGCTATCTCAATTTCTTTTTCAACCCGAAGATGCTGGGCTATTCGTTCCTCATATTCCGGGATGTATCCGCCAACTTCGGAAACGGAAAATCCATATCGGTAGGCAATAAACCCATAAATCAACGGTCCCGCCAAAACAAATGCCTGAACCCAACTCACATAGGCTACTTCCATCGACTCAGAACCAATGTAAGGCTGAATCATGAAGAACACATTGAAAAACCATAAAGCGGTACATACACTAAGTAATCCAAACTCCCGGATTGCATAAATCAGGACAACGGCTATGCCCAGATAAATCGCAAGGTCTTCAAATACCGAGCCGCTTGTACCTATAAGACGCCCTAAAACGGTAATACAAATACCACTGAATATGATTGAGAGAATTCCAACCAACCAATCCCGCTTAACCCAATGATTAATGATTGAATACACAAAGCCTATCTGTGCAACACACACCAACCAGGTAACCGTCATCGCACTCATATTAATAGTCAACAGCCTGGGTTTAATACTTGCCTCTGCAAAACCAAACTGGCTGTCGATTTGGATCAGGTAATCTCCCATTAAATATATTAAGGCGGACATGATCCCGATGAGAATCCCCCCAACCGCAAAACCGTGGATAATACCGGCTCCGGTTTCACTGATAAAAAACTTTCGCTGCCATAAGGCATCAATTACATCAACCTGATTTTGTTTTTGAGAACGGGCCAGTGCTTCCCAGCTTATATAGGCCAGTGAGCCATACAGCCCAACCACCAAAGCAAATAGCACGCTGTTTATGGTAGCCCCAAATAAACCTGCGTTACTCAGAAAGTCATTAAATGTGTAATAGAAGAAAATGGCACGCCAGCCATAGGTGGTTAAAGCCACAACTATGAAGATTACAAGAGCGCGTCTCCATTCTACTTTTCCTTTAAAAATGTTTTGAACCCCAACCGTAAAGACCAGAATTGCAAGGATAAATAAAGCTACAAACAGAGCATATGAAAAGTATAAATCACTATCGTCTTCAATTGACGTACTGGCTTGCAAGTTTTCGGGCTCAAACTGGTTCATTGCTGCAAACGACTCAATACTGAACCCAAATTCGGTCCTGAATCCGGATTCATTATCAATTTCCCGAACCACGGGCTTGAGATTCAGTGATAGTAACTCGGGCGTATCCGTTACATCTTGCTTCCTTTCCCAGGTAATATCGAGGGTATTAGCACCCCCATTTTCCAGAACAACCCTGTCATTCCGCTCTTCCAGGATTTCAAAAGTGGAATCATCTGAATTTTCTTCTACGATTTCATATTTATCGAGGTCATATCCTAACGTATTTCCTACCAGCTCGTTTGCAATCGCTAACAGAGAATCGCCTTGTAAAAAGGTGGGATTTGGGTTTTCATCATGAGCGTTTAGTCGAATCACCCGCCCCGAGTTAGAAACATTTAGCTGGAGCCGGCCAACATCATCAAATAACTGTCCCGTTGAGGCGAACATACCGTTATTTCTATTTTTGCTGCCTATAATCGTTTCCCAGCTTTGGATGTGCACGTTTGCTTTGTTCAGCTTTGCCGGATTTGTTTCCTCCGTCAACGTGTCTTGCAGGGTTTTCAGGTATTTGAGATGCTGTTTACGCATCGTCATCATGGCGAGAGAATCGGTGGAGAACCCAAGCCGGGGTGCAATATCCGCAAGCCGCTCCTCAACAGTTTCTTTGCTTTCTGATATGGGACCAGCCGCATAGAATTCAATATCGGGACGGACAAGAAAATAGCTCGCCAACCCGGCTAATCCACAAAAAAGTAATATAAAAGTACGTCGGTTTAACAACGAAATGCGCCCTAATTAATCTTGTGTCATTAAAAAATGACCGGAGTTAACAGTAATAAAAGAAGCTACGATTTTTTGAAGGCTTTGTTACTAACCTTTTGACCCAATTTGCATTAAATCAGTTATTGGATCCCTGTTCCCGAATAAACTCAATTTTAAAGACGCTTCCTTTTGTCTTTGAGCTTTCCATAATTTCGAAGTCACCTTCCAGCTGGCCGGCCAATGTTTTAATGAGTGTTGAACCCAATGAGTCAGAATCCGTGAACTTATCGATTTCGAAACCTTGCCCTGTATCAGAGATGATCATCTTTATTTTGCCGTCCTCTTCAGTCATCTTCACATTAATCTTGCCATCTTGCTGACCTTTAAAAGCGTGCTTGAAAGCATTCACAATTAGCTCATTAATAAGCAGTGAACAAGGAATAGCCTGATTGATACTAAGAGAAATCGGATCTACTTCCGCAGAAAGTTTAATATTCTTTTGGCCATTCATGTGCATACTGCTAATGGCCTGCAGTAAGTCGTTTACATATTTATCATAATCAATGTAGGCCAGCGATTCACTTTCATAAAGCATTTCGTGCACTAAAGCTATCGACTGAATCCGCATTTGGCTGTCGCTGAGTGCTTTCTCTACCTCGGTATTCTTGGCGTTATAACTTTGCAGTTGAAGCAGGCCTGAAATGACCGCAAGATTATTTTTTACCCGGTGGTGAATTTCTGCAAGCATCACCTCTTTTTCTTTAAGGGAACCCCGAATTTCTTCTTCCTGCTTCTTGCGCTCCGAAATATCACTGGCCACCGAAACCGTCCCCACCTTATTCCCTTGCGTATCCATTAGCTCTGCTTCAGAAAATAAAACCGACAGTAAATGTCCGTCTTTGTGGACCAGCGAAAACTCAAATGACTTTTTGTCCTTTCGGTTTTGCTCATATTCCTTCCTCATCCCTTTCATATTATAGAAATCTCTGATCGGGCGGTGTGTCATTTCTTCTACCCGATATCCCATAAGGTTGGCGGCAGCAGAATTAACCCTGATCAGGGTGCCATTGTTATCCGTTACAAACAACGCTTCCTGTATAGATTCAATAATATTGTCAACATATGCTTTGGAGACGGTCTTTTTTTGAAGTCCGGCTGCCATGGAGTTAAATGCCTCAGAAAGTTCTCCGATCTCATCTTTGGAAGCCACTTCTATCCTTTCATCCAACTTTCCCTCACCCAATTTCTTGGCAGTAGCGCTTAACCTCGCCAGGGGATTTGCTATAGATCTGTAGATATACACAGCCAGAACAATAGCCAGCAATACGGAACTGAGTGTTGCTATATAATTTATTAGCTCCGCTCTTTCCAGTGAGTTCGTAAGCTGAACGTTCCGTTGTTCCTGAATGGACAACACAAAACTTCGAAGCTGAGTTATTTCCGGAATGATGTTATTACGGAAATAAGGTTCAATTGAATTGATGAACATGATGTTAGCCTGGGCAAAGTCCTCTTCTCCAAGATCTAACCACTGTTCTGCTATCGATTTGTACACTTCGTAGCTCATCAACAGCTCATTCACATCCTCCGGCAATCTTTGATCCTGAACTAGCAGATCTTCCAGTTTTGCATAGGCCGTTTCAAATTGCTTCAGCTCTCCTTCAAATTGTGAGATAAGCTCTACTACAGCCGGAAGCTCCTGTACGGTATCGTAGTTTTTTTCTACCACCAGGGCTTCTCTTATTCCGTTTAAAAAGATCAGGCTTTGGAATAAGCTGCGCTCCATTTCCCCGGTATAAATTACAACTTCGGATGCCTCATTAACCGATCGTAGCTGTTCCTGTCTAATTTCCGATGTAAATTGATCAGAAATAAACCCAACAACAGCCAGCAATAAACTGATGCAAATAAAGCCAATTATAATTTTTGTACCGAGTCTCAAGGCCAATAAAAATTAAAGAGTTGAACGCCTTCCATTATAGAGATTCCATGCAGGAATCTCTATAATGTTAAAATTAAAAAAGACTCATGTAACGTTTGGCGCCAAGCTTAGAAAGAGAGCAACTCTTCTATCTTGCCTGCAATCTTATCGGTTGTTGGCAGCACTGAGTTCATCAGGTTAACATTATAAGGAACAGGGATATCGGGCATGGTTATACGCTCAACCGGTGCATCCAGGTAGGTGAAGGCTTCGCGCACAAGAACGGCTGCAATCTCCGCCCCGAACCCGGCCGTTTTGTTATCCTCATGGACAATCAAGCAACGGTTTGTTCGGCGAATGGAATCTAAAACAGCTTCCTTATCCCAGGGCATTAATGTTCTGAGGTCAAGCACATCTGCAGAAACTCCCAGTTCTTCAACGGCGGCTTCACTTCGTTCACACATAGCTCCCCATGTAACAATGGTAAGCTCCTCTCCTTCTCTCAGCTTTTTTGCTTTTCCAAAAGGTACAATAAAATCGTCGCCCGGATATGGTTTGCGGGCATACTTTGCGTCTAATAAATTCCTGTGCTCGAAAAAGACCGTTGGGTTATTACTTCTCATGGCTGACCTCAATAAACCAACCGCGTCTTCAGCGTTGCTGGGCATGGCAACCTGCCACCCTATAGCATGGGTGAAAAATACTTCGTTACTCATGCTGTGCCATGGGTCTCCACACTTGGCAAAACCACCGGGCATACGAACTACAATGGGCGCAGCAAATCGGTTCGCTGTTCTCCAGCGCGTTGTCCCGCAATTGTTGAGCTGCTCTGTTGCCGGATCTGCATATTTCCTGAACTGAATTTCAGCGACAGGCATTAAGCCTGAATATGCCAAACCTACGGCCCGACCGATAATCCCTTCTTCCGAAAGGCTGGTGTCAAACACCCGATCCTCTCCAAATTCAGACTGTAGATCCATTGTGGCTGCATGAACACCTCCTTTCATTCCAACATCTTCCCCAAAAACCATCACTCTGGGGTTGGTTTCCAGCTCATACTTCAGCGTTCGGCGGATCGCTTCCACAATGTTAATGCGCTGCTTTTCAGGCTTCGCTTCTTCAGACGACTCCGGAAACTCGTGTCCTTCAACAGCAAGCCCGCCAATGGTCTGAATTTCATCTTCTGCAAAAGCAAACTTTTCGGTTTGGGATGTATCCGGCTGTGGACGGTTCAAGGCTGCTTCTGCCGCTTCTTCAATAGTATCTTTAGCCTTCTTCTCCCAGTTCTTCCAGGTTTTTTCGGTGATTTGATCCGGAACCATATAGGCTTTCAGTTTTTCAAGCGGATCATTTTCTTTCTCTTTCTTGATTAACTTCTCATCCTTATACGCTTGATTATCCTGGTAGGAATGTCCGTTTAGCCTTGGCACTGTTAAACGAATAAGGGCCGGGCCTTTTCTTCCCCGAACATAATCCACAGATTCTTCCAGCAGGGAAGCAGCTTCTTCCGGATCGGTTCCGTCACCGTCATAGATTTTCAGGTTGTTAAAAGACTGAAGGTTGTTGCTGATTTTACCACCCGGCGTCTGATATTCGCTTGTTACAGAAATACCATATCCATTGTCTTCAATATAAAACAACACTGGCAGGTTCTGGGTGGTGGCAATTGTCAATGCCGACCAAAATCCATTGGTGGCTACCGATCCATCACCACCTAAAATTACAGAAATAGCTTTTTCGTACTCTTTTTCTTCGAGCACATTTTTACGGTACTCAATTCCCTGAGCCCAACCAATGGCAGGTGTATATTGGGAACCTACGTCCCCGGCCATCGGCAACACTTTGGGGCCGTCGGCATCCGGTTTATTACAAACCACTCCGATATCACGTCCGTCACTGTAACCTCCCGATTTACCCATGGGAGCCGCCATAGCATCTTCTTCTGAAAGCCCAAGTGTTAGCAGCAAAGGACGGGAACGGTAATATGCACTGGCTGAGTCGTGCTTATTGGTAAGCAGCTTTCCTAATAAAATCTGACCAAGCTCATGCCCACGAGCAGAAAACTGATACAGTACTTCTTTATTGGGAACCAGCTCATTTTCCTCCTTATCGTCCATTGCTCTTGAGGTAAGCATGAGCCGTGCGACGTCTTTCCAGTCAACGTCTTTAGTTGTTTTATTCTTCTTTTTAGATGCCGTTTTTTTCTTGGCCATAAATAAAGTTCTTTACTGCTTACTTCTTAGTTACTTCTAAAAATGATTGTTCAAAATGGTCCATTTCTTCTGAAAGACCCACCGTAATCCTGATGCAATTTGGCAATCCAAAAGCATTGATTCGGCGCAAGATTACTCCCTTTTCCAACATATTCTGGGTGAATTCTATAGCTTCCTCTTCCGATGGAAGAACCATCATCACGGAGTTTGAAATTGATTTTACGTAGTTAACATTTTGTTCATCAAAAAACCTGTACAACCGCTGCTTACTTTCTTCAACAACATCAATACTTTTCTGCAGAAACTCCTGATCGTTGTATGCAGCAAGTGCGGCCGCCTGGCCGAGTGTAGTGGGCTCAAAAGTGAGTTTTGTTTTCATCATATTGCTAATGAGTTCTTCATTGGCAATAGCATATCCCACTCTGAATCCGGCCAATCCGTACGCCTTCGAAAAAGTTCTCAATACAATGATATTGTCGTAGTCATAATCCAGAGCTTGCGGGTAATCCTCAACGCCCTTTGTGTACTCAAAGTAAGCCTCATCCATTACCACAAGCACATCTTCCGGCACTTGTTGCATAAACCATTCAAATTCTTCTTTATTGATATAAGTACCTGTAGGGTTATTGGGATTGGCAATATACACCATTTTGGTATGCTCATCGATAGCATTGGCAATGGCTTTTACATCATACCGGTAATCCGAAGTCATGGGGATTCGCTTCAAGTGAACCCCTCTAACCCCAATCTGCACAAAAAACCCTACAAAGGTTGCATCGGCTGTTACGGCATTTTCTTTATTGAGGAAAAACGTTTTACAGAGAATAGAAATAATACTTTCTGATCCGGACGCGAGTAATACATTTTCACTGTTTACTCCATTTCTTTCAGCAATGGCAGCTCGAAGTTTCCGGGCAACCGGGTCCGGGTAATCCTGAATTTCTTTAAACGCCTTATCGATTGCGTTTTTAACTTTTGGACTACATCCCAGTCGGTTCTCGTTGGAAGCAAGTTTGGCTATTCTTGTTGGTTTGTATAAGTCTGCTACTTCTGCAATAGTCTTACCCGCAACATAGGGTTTTAGCGTTTCTATATTACTGGGTACTAACGGTTTACCAGTTTTTGTAGTCATTAAGCCTTAACTTACTATTTAGGATTTCTAACAGTGTGGAAATTTACCACTAAAAAAGCGCTTTTTCCAAGCTCGCGCCAACTTATCCGAACTATTTGTAAATGCATTTGTTTGAATCATTAAATCTAACAACAAAAATACCAACGTATTAATGAGTAAGACGATTTTAGTTACCGGTGCCAGCCGCGGTATAGGATATGAAACTGCACGAAAGCTGGCTTCAGAAAATCACACAGTTATTGCTACTGCCCGTTCACAAGATAAGCTACAGGAACTTTCAAATACTGCAGAGAACGGAAAAATCATAACTGTTGCGGCTGACCTTACGAAGCCGGAAGACATTACCAAAATCGCTGCTGCTGTAGAAAAAGCTAAAGGCCTGGATGGGTTAATAAATAATGCCGGGGCTGTTCATCGGCAAGCTTTTATGGATACCGACATCGAAGTATTTAAAAAGCTCATGGATGTGAATGTGTATGGAATTGTTCGTCTCACTCAAGCACTGAAGGCACATCTCAGGAAGGGAAGTCATATTCTCAATATTTCCAGTATGTCGGGATATCAGGGCAGTTTAAAATTTGGGGGATTATCTGCTTATGGTGCCGCAAAAGCTGCTGTTGTTGGTCTATCTGAAGTGTTGAGTGCCGAATTCACTGAAGATAATATTGCCGTTAATTGTTTATGTATAGGAGCAGTACAAACCGAAATGCTGGAAAATGCCTTTCCCGGCTTTGAAGCTCCGGTTTCTCCACAACAAATGGGAAGCTATATTGCGAACTTTATCCTAACCGGGCACCAATTTTATAACGGAAAAGTATTACCGGTAGCATTAAATGATCCGGGTTAGTACAGTATGGTATTGGCATTTATTATTTACTAACTTCGGTAAAATCTAAAATTCTATGAGACTATAATGCGTACATTTTCAGCACTCTTTCTTTGCATCACGATCATCTTTTCAGCATCCGAAGCAACCAAAGGTCAAACCATTGAGCTTTTGGCCGGCAATACATTGAACGGAGCTGTAAACGGAACTCTTTTAGGAGGGGCAACGATGGCTTTAAATAATAGCTCTGATTTTGCTCCATTACGTGTTGGGGTTGGCCTTGGAACTTTATATGGGGTTGGTGTGGGAGCTTACGACATTGCCTCTTCAGGAGGGCAGCAACTGATTGTGCAGGGTTTATTTAATGATGGCAACAACACCAGCATTATTGTTTTGCTGGATACTTTTTATGGAGCAGCTGCCGGTGCCGTGGTTACAACATCCGTGATGTTGGTTGCCAATGAGCCGTTAGTAGAAGGATTGCAATATGGGGCCGGTATTGGAGCATGGGTAGGTTTCGGAGTAGGACTCATTGATGCATTTGCTCTTTCAAAACGAGTTACTCCTACATCCACTGCAATGAAAAGCTCTGTTCCTAATGCTGATGGATTAGTAGGCATTCAATTCAATAATAAAACCAGCCTTGGTTTAGTTTCTCCGGCCATAACCACAACCTATCAAACAACCGATAGCGGATTATCACGCAAATTCAACCCTTCTGTAAACTTCGTTAACCTGAAAGTTAATTTTTAGGCTCAGCCAGTTTTTTAATGATCGCCTTCGTTGTTTCCATATGTCCGGATAAGGAGTGATGCAGGCCATCCGGTAGGTAGTTCCAGGCATTAGGCTCACCTTCTCCCATTCGTTTTGCCGAAGCATCCACTATTGCCCCTTGCTTACCGGAAACTAAATCCTGCACCGGACCTAAGTCCTCCGGTTTGATAGTGAAGTCATAAAGCAGATTCTCTTCCAGCATTTCATCAATAACAGGAGCAGGTGTAATCCAAATCAGCGGGTTTTCCACTCTTGATTCCAATACTGATTGGATGGTTTCTATATTCTCCCAGGTTTCTGAAAGAGGTAATAAGGTGCGATCGGGAGCAATATTTAACCGCTGTGCATCAAAAGTGCCTAATGCTACAATCACCCAATCCGGTTCATGAACCACTACATCGCGATCAACACGTCGTAGAGCTTCTGCCGTTGTATTGTAAGAAACACCCGCGTTAATGAAATTGAAGTTGGCTTTTTCCACCGATATTTCCAGTACATGCTTCAAAATGGTAAACCAGCCCTGTGCATCTTCTGTATTTGAGTCTCCAAAGGCTACGATGGTTTCATCTCCATCCATTGGGAGTTTATCCAGGCAATCTACAATTTCATCTTCCTTAAGAATCTCCAGTGCAGCCTGCCGGGCATTTTCGTCATAATTCTCTCTGTACTCTTTGAGCTCTTCTTCTGTAATTCCAAATAAACCGGCTTCCGATTTTACATCATTTTTACCGGGGAAAAGAGGAATTCGTTTTGTAATGTGATAGAAAGGCAGCATAAACTGCTCCAGAATTCCTTTTTCTTCGTCCGTCGCTTTTTTATTTGCCATTTTATTATCTGTATTCTTTTATAAGTTTGTCTGCTAATTTCTTAACACCGGTACCTGCATTCTCTTTATAGTGCTCCCATCCGTCAAAATCATAAAGTTGAGGGTCGGAGGGATCAATGATGTATTTAGGGATATGTGTTTTTGCATAATCAATCAATCCTGCGGCCGGATAAACCACTAAAGAAGTACCCACCACAATAAGAATATCAGCTGTAGAAACTTCGATGGCGGCAGGTTCTATCATCGGTACCATTTCGCCAAACCAAACTACATGCGGTCGTAGCTGAGCTCCATCCTTTGCGGTATCTCCCCATTTAATGGGGTCAGCACCAATATCGATTACGACAGATTCATCCTCAACACTTCGGGCTTTTGTAAGCTCTCCGTGTAAGTGCAGAACCTGAGTGGAGCCGGCTCGTTCATGTAAATCGTCAACGTTTTGGGTAACTACAGAGACATTAAAATGATCTTCAAGATCTGCTAATGCTTTGTGAGCTGAGTTGGGTTTGGCTTCCGCAGCTTGTTTTCGTCTGAGGTTATAAAATTCGAGAACGTTTTCGGGATCTTTATTCCAACCTTGTATAGAAGCCACTTCGTTGACGTCGTATCCTTCCCAAAGTCCACCGGAATCCCTGAATGTAGAAAGGCCGCTCTCTGCACTAATTCCGGCCCCGCTAATTACTACGATCTTTGGATCAGGCATTCACCATTGAAAGTTTAAACCAAGAACTGTCCATTTTATACTCTTCTACCACATCAGCATTGCCACCATACTTATACGTTTGCATGATAGTGTTAACTTCATCCTGTAACGTTTTGATAGCATTTTGAATCAGTTCATTATTAAATCCCTGATCTCCAAGGTTGAGTGTAAATTCCATAGAAATAATGCGGCCTAATGCTCTGCCAAGTTCTACCAACTTACGTTGTGGCATTTTTGGATCAAGCTCGAAGTTCAACCGCTCTTTAAAATATTCCGAAGAGCGTGAAGTGAGGTGGAATTCACTCAGGAAATCATGAAGATTATTGTTCTTCAGCTTTCGCATCATCTTCAACACCGACTCACTAATTTGTTGATATAGAATGTCATTAGAGCCTTCGAAAATTTGAAACGGGCGGCTGTCAATAACCGAACGGCCGGCAATGCTATCCAATCGGTAGCCCATGGCTCCTTTCAATTGTAATAGTGATTGTGATGCCCGTTGCATGTAATCCGTGACAAGTGCCTTAATAGCGTTGGCCTCCAGATCCATTCTGGATGTATTTTTTTCTAGCGGGATGTTAGAACTGGTAAAGTTGCACATAGCCGAACAGACTGTAAAATAAGCCTGAATTTCAGAAAGCCGGTTTTTAACCTGATCATAATTGATCAGGCTTTGTCCACCTACAAACCGCTCTTTGCAGTGCTCCATGGCTTCATCCATCATACGACGAAGGAAACCCATCCCCATTCCGGGAAACTGAAGCCGGCTTCGGTGAAGAAGGTCCAGCATCATGGTAACCCCTGTGCTCTTGGGCTGGAGCTTGTGAGATTCATCAACTTTTATATCAATTTTGTTTTTGCCATAAGGCAGCATGTAAAGCCCAAGATTGTTGTAGTATTCTTCTACTTCAATACCTCCATTTCGGGTATCGTGTATAAAGAAAGATATATCCCGGCCCAAATCGCCTTTGTCGTTCATATTTCGTGCTGTGATCAACCAGTAATCTGCCATACCGGTAAGCCCACCCCAGTGTTTGGTGCCCTCAATTTTATAGGTATCATCGCCGATTTTCTGATAGGAAGTTTGCATCTTCAATGCATCTGATCCAAAATCAGGCTCGGTAATCATCAAGCCACCCAGTTTATTGGAATTTATTACTCGATTGAAGATATCTTTCTTAACCTCTTCATTTGCATAGTTTGCCACAGGCTGAAGAAATAATGCTCCATTTATCCCCATCATAAGGGACAAAGGTAAAGACTCGTAAGAGCTGGCTTCCAGCATTGCGAGTGCTTCAGCAGTGTGACCGCCATAGCCACCGTATTCAGATGGGATAAAAGCACCCAGAGGAGATAAATCCATAATCTCTTTTAACGTGGATTCTTCAATTCCTCGTACCAGTGTATTTTCTTCCGCTTCACTACTCTGTGAAAAAATATCGAATAGCTTTTGTTTGTAGTTTTTCAGGAATTTTTGGAAATCCGTAGCCATAACTTC from Gracilimonas sp. harbors:
- the hflK gene encoding FtsH protease activity modulator HflK is translated as MAQDQNFDFNVPPQFEKISKNIRLIIGGLIVALLGFSTFFTVDPEEVGVVVRLGKFVETVEPGLNYKLPLIDQVELVPVERQLKQEFGYRTVQAGVQTRYQKAGYEDESLMLTGDLNLADVEWVVQYRINDPYSYLFKVRNAESTLSDISEAAMRQIVGDRTVNEVLTVGRAEVSIQVQQLIQSLVTEYEMGITIEQVVLQDINPPNPVKPSFNAVNEAQQQRETLINQARADYNRVIPRARGEAQETIQRAEGYASERVNTAEGEVSRFNDLYSEYIKAPEVTKRRIFLETMEDIIPKMGKKIITDQNGNNVLPLLQLQLDGARSSTNQNDGGN
- a CDS encoding histidine kinase dimerization/phosphoacceptor domain -containing protein — its product is MRLGTKIIIGFICISLLLAVVGFISDQFTSEIRQEQLRSVNEASEVVIYTGEMERSLFQSLIFLNGIREALVVEKNYDTVQELPAVVELISQFEGELKQFETAYAKLEDLLVQDQRLPEDVNELLMSYEVYKSIAEQWLDLGEEDFAQANIMFINSIEPYFRNNIIPEITQLRSFVLSIQEQRNVQLTNSLERAELINYIATLSSVLLAIVLAVYIYRSIANPLARLSATAKKLGEGKLDERIEVASKDEIGELSEAFNSMAAGLQKKTVSKAYVDNIIESIQEALFVTDNNGTLIRVNSAAANLMGYRVEEMTHRPIRDFYNMKGMRKEYEQNRKDKKSFEFSLVHKDGHLLSVLFSEAELMDTQGNKVGTVSVASDISERKKQEEEIRGSLKEKEVMLAEIHHRVKNNLAVISGLLQLQSYNAKNTEVEKALSDSQMRIQSIALVHEMLYESESLAYIDYDKYVNDLLQAISSMHMNGQKNIKLSAEVDPISLSINQAIPCSLLINELIVNAFKHAFKGQQDGKINVKMTEEDGKIKMIISDTGQGFEIDKFTDSDSLGSTLIKTLAGQLEGDFEIMESSKTKGSVFKIEFIREQGSNN
- a CDS encoding PP2C family protein-serine/threonine phosphatase, whose protein sequence is MASYFLVRPDIEFYAAGPISESKETVEERLADIAPRLGFSTDSLAMMTMRKQHLKYLKTLQDTLTEETNPAKLNKANVHIQSWETIIGSKNRNNGMFASTGQLFDDVGRLQLNVSNSGRVIRLNAHDENPNPTFLQGDSLLAIANELVGNTLGYDLDKYEIVEENSDDSTFEILEERNDRVVLENGGANTLDITWERKQDVTDTPELLSLNLKPVVREIDNESGFRTEFGFSIESFAAMNQFEPENLQASTSIEDDSDLYFSYALFVALFILAILVFTVGVQNIFKGKVEWRRALVIFIVVALTTYGWRAIFFYYTFNDFLSNAGLFGATINSVLFALVVGLYGSLAYISWEALARSQKQNQVDVIDALWQRKFFISETGAGIIHGFAVGGILIGIMSALIYLMGDYLIQIDSQFGFAEASIKPRLLTINMSAMTVTWLVCVAQIGFVYSIINHWVKRDWLVGILSIIFSGICITVLGRLIGTSGSVFEDLAIYLGIAVVLIYAIREFGLLSVCTALWFFNVFFMIQPYIGSESMEVAYVSWVQAFVLAGPLIYGFIAYRYGFSVSEVGGYIPEYEERIAQHLRVEKEIEIARESQYKLMPLQPPKADGIDVYGFFLPSFEVGGDYFDYVLSENGQGEATALTMVVVDVSGKAMRAAMPAVFTSGLLLSRMKEDMPDEVLSQITEPIFSRTDKRTFITCALARYDFDSMKMSIANAGHCRPILKRNGLAEYIHTPAPAFPLGLRAGVKYNAETITMKKGDFFLLYSDGLPEAVNEKGERFGFDEVPRLIESIDTENLSANEIAQEIKRTVQKFSNYQLADDTTIICLKI